One Penaeus monodon isolate SGIC_2016 chromosome 42, NSTDA_Pmon_1, whole genome shotgun sequence genomic window, tatatatatatactatatacctatatatatatcatatatatatatctatatatataattctctatatctctctattactttctaatctcatctatctatatagatatatagatagattgattgattgattgattgattgattgatagatagatagatagaggtagatatatatatgtatatatatatgtaattttttttttttgacttatgCCTTTTATCACTTCACAGATTCCAGTAACGTATCCAGCAACAGCGCCAGAAATCGCACTGTCAGAGCTAGAAGGCAAGACAGCAAAAATGTACAGAGGCGGAAGAATTTGCCTCACGGACCACTTCAAGCCTCTGTGGGCGCGCAATGTCCCCAAATTCGGCATTGCCCACGCCATGGCTCTTGGGGTAAGGGTGCTGGGGTCTGAGGGGAGACTTCGgaaagttttttggttttatctGACGTTGGGAAATGATGATGCTAAGTTGACTCCTTTAAGGTTTGGTCATTTTTGTGCTAGTATgatttgatgaaaatgatatatatttttgtatgtttatatgtgaaaTAGATGAATATTCACTGTTGGTGTAGATAGACTGATCTATATAGGTaacagagatatttatatattagatatatttatatatatatattagatatctatatttttttattactaagagGCTTTCCTTCTCTTTTGAACAGCTTGGTCCTGGTTACTGTTGAGATCCGGACTTGATCACAAGGAAGTGTTGTTTATCAAGAAAAAAGCATAGGTTGCCTGAAGTGTTTTTGTTGTCCTTTTGGGAAGTTGTATATTGGAGCaagtttactttcttttttttttattatttatttaattgatagcttttatctctctctctctctcaccttctctctctctctctcctctctctctcttttctctctctctcccctctctctctctctcttcctcctctctcatctctcttttctcctccccccctccctcccccccccctccctccctccccccccctctctccctctctccctccctcctccctctctccctctctccctccctccctcccccctctctttctttttcatgttctctGAATATAGCTAATGTAAATTTCATAAATGCAGAGGTTTATTAATAGTGtcctttgtttaaattttatatgtatcattttaataaatttttgcattgttattagatattttaaagatttttcccttTGCTGAACTTCAGTAAGAGTTTTATGCTCCCAGTCTGTCTTTATCGTACTAAGCAaataattaaatgtgtgtgtgtgtgtgtgtgtgtgtgtgtgcgtgtgtgtgtgtgtgtgtgtgtgtgtgtgtgtgtgtgtgtgtgtgtgtttttgtgtgtgtgtgcgtgcgtgcgtgcgtgcgcgtgcgtgcgtgcgtgcgtgcgtgcgtgcgtgcgtgcgtgcgtgtgtgcgtgcgtgcgtgcgtgcgtgcgtgcgtgcgtgtgtgtgtgcgtgtgtgtgtgtgtgtgtgtgtgtatgagtgtgtgtgtgtatgagtgttgtggtgtgtatgagtgtgtgtgtgtgtgtgtgtgtgtgtgtgtgtgtgtgtgtgtgtgtgtgtgtggggtgtgtgtgtgtgtgtgtgtgtgtgaattatatgtatatatatacttatattatattatatctatatatatattatatattttatataatattatatatatattaatctatatattttatctatatattatatataaataattatgtatatattatatatatttttatatttataatatatatatatattttatattatatattctatattaaaattcttaatatataaaattattataatatattatacattattcttatatataatatctatcttatcttttctctatctatcttatatatttatatattattatctctattattatactatatttatatatatatctatatatattttatatatatattatataatatttatattatctatttttatattttttatatttattatctatactcaatatatatatatatataaatatatttttcttatatctttattttttatatatttttcaatctctatttatttttatctatatttctctattctttattatatatattttcttaatattatcttcttatcttataacttatttctctattttttatttttatttttctcttctatatattattttattatatattatctatatatatatcttatctttatatatatccttttattacCTTagttctatcttatctattatatatatatctatatcttataattatattatttatttattatatttattataatatatatatatatctctatatatatatatttatattatagatattatttttttttaaaatatctatcgttatatatatattcttatatactatttatatctatatttctattattcttattatatatatatatacttatatcttctatctaatatctactaattatttattttatattatctctatcttctatcatctatatatacttatatatctatctttcatatttttcatctattctatatcctctattctattctatattcttatattctattctatatatacataattatatctatcttttatattctcttctatatataaaatatatcttttaatctatatatataatatcttttactatatattatatactatctatctatttcttatattatctatctttctattatttaaattcttatatcttttatttttatctattatatatatatatcttctttatatcttctctattttctctatttttatatctattatatttttatctctatatatagtatattatcatttctttctatatattattttatatatatctatcttatcattttatctcttattattatttatttatctatatattatatctctatctattctatttatctattaatatatactcataaaattattaaaatcttatatttttttattcttacttctctagttttattttctatttataaaatttattttcctatatatttttcattatatatatctattatattttattctattatatacttACACTCTAATAtctatctcatttatatataatccTAAATTACCCAACTCTACtatcctatatcatatatataatattttatatgtatatatataacacaaaaaaatactaatttgtaaacaaagaaatttaaaaaaaccccacaaaaaaataatctaCTTAATCTTTTCATACAATATTACTTTACACTTCTATAGTGTatacatgttttaaaaattttgcccccccAGCCAAAAAAANNNNNNNNNNNNNNNNNNNNNNNNNNNNNNNNNNNNNNNNNNNNNNNNNNNNNNNNNNNNNNNNNNNNNNNNNNNNNNNNNNNNNNNNNNNNNNNNNNNNttatctattattatattctatatttatctttctttcttctttttttccttcttctattctttcttctggattattactatattttttacatgttgttgttctatatatctttctttgtatatactatctatctttctattactatgtgttattaagaaaattattatgtttatactcttttatattattcttattaaagtcttaactgttcatttttttttgtgaagaccttttaataagaataatataaaagagtagtaaacaataataattttcttaataaCAGTTGTAATACCAAAGCACTGCCTAGCTATTACAAAGAAAGACTAATGTACACACAAGGCAGTtgtgaaaaaatatgtaataaatccaagaaagaaagaaagaaagaaggaaagaaagaaggaacgaaagaaggaaagaaataaagaaacgtaACAGACATAACTCTACTTACCAGGGTCCTTGTCCAGCACAGTAGTACAGTGTTCAATGACAGTATAATATTCTCCCTGTAGCAACTGGCACTGCGCATAGTTTAAGAGTAGTggcattttcatttcattcagcTTGTTCCACTCCTCATCATTTGGTTTTTCTctgggatggaggagaagaaggtttAGATGAGGAAGTTAGTCTCTGTCTTTCCCACATTCTTATACTTGCCTTATGCTAGCCACCCTTTGCAAAGACCGCCTCACCCTGTACCCTGACAAGATTTTCGTCCATTTCCATGTGCTTACCTGCCCTTCCTGTACAATGATGATTCTGCCTTACCCTTTAACataccttcctctcctctacctctttaCACCTAAATATGAAAACCAAGAGGATTTCTAAactgtctcattttcagtaaacccATTTCAtatattgtgagtttttctaccagCAATGATAGTGGCAACTACTACTTCACGGCTAACATAAATCCATCTTTACAGAATCACCAGAAAAGGCATAAGCTTGTACTTCTTacaaatttcttttactttttcagcAATCATCACTTTACATAATTAActgtgtaataaaattaaaagcatACATATCTCCATACATCACATCCATAGCTGCTATTACATACATCAAAAGAAGTGCCATCACCTTAACATGAGCTGCTCTAATCTGCCGAGGGCTTCAGAATATTTCGTACTTGCTTCTTTGTAGTTACCCTCCTTGTAACGTGTGTTGCCCTCCTCTCTCAGGGACGGGATACTGCTTATTCGCTCACTGTCATTCATGGCCCAAAACTCTTTCTGATATGAATTGGGAGATTCCACCTTGAAGAGATCTAGCAAGGCAAAAAACAAAGATCAGGCTCCTATACATGTTCTACTTAGTGGATGGACATCTTTTGGGGATTAGGAAGGACAAATATTAGGCTCAACCACACCCCTTGTGGATTGGAAGAATAATCCTTTGGCTCTGCTACTTCTTTTGGGGATTGGGAGGGACAAACATGGGCTCTACCAAGTCCTTTAGAATAGAAGGAATTTAAACAAACATAAACTTTACATTATGAACTACATAAACATGGAAAACAAATTCAACTTCcaattatataaaaacccattTCCAAATGGACACAATAAAACTCTTTCAATATCAAACTTACTTTAGGACAGAACATAAACTCTCTTGCAGACTTAGAATTAGTggaatacaaaacacaaaatacgaAATGGGCTAAGTGGATACCATAAAGCACACCTACCAATAGTGAAAGTGAGATTCCTTGGTGTCTTCACTAAGTCATCTAAGTCCGCAAATCCTAGGCCTTCTTTGAAGCCCATGCCACAGCAGTGGTGgggcttcttctctttcttctgtggTGTGTCTTTGCTATAAGCATCACGGAGAGTTTTGGACACCAGGGGATAGGAAGTTAATAACTGcagaaatggaagggaaagattAGGGCAAAACAATGACTGAGAGATATCATTCATGCTCAAATGCTCATCTGTGAGAGGGATTCTGCCTTTCTCATTGTCTGTTTCTGTTCTTGATTTTCTCTTCCTTGCTTTATAGActgatattctttctctttccttttctctctgtatctttcattctctctatctttcccataTCTTCCTCCACCCTGTTATCTATCCTTAGCTATGCATCTCTTCATATCTGTTTCCggttcacccttcctccctctaatattcccttcacccttctcaccttctcatccttcctatccctctcctttccactagttttctctcccttctaaccttcttcactcctccctttctcctcattttactctttccttctcccattctttcgttccttcctttgcttcccctctcttccttctctcatgaTCAAACAGAATCACTCACCGACTTATCTACGGTAAAAGCAGCAACTTCCCCGGGCAACATGGTGCGAATGCAAGCTTCCCAGACTTCAAGCTTAAACTTCTTGCCCAGAATAAGTTCCACAGGATTTTTCCAGTCATGGCTGTTATCAATGACCACTGGGGTCTCTTCACATGTTTCGGTTTTCAGGTGAAAAGTGACCTGGCAGGAAAGAAACATGACACATTTAAGGATAAATCTTAtctatatgaatgataatgaatttttcTAATGACCAGTTTGTTTAATTATGTGAGGCCCAACccaattcatattcatataaacagacatgcatatacacagaaataaatgcatatctgtctatctatctgagagatatacatttatctatctatctatctggtagATACGCACATcccgacagatagatatatatttatttctgtgcatatgcatgtctatataatgaatattcaCTGAATCAGGCCTTGCACAATCTTAACAAATTGGCAATTAGAAAGCATTTGCATTGTCTTCATTGGTCATGAAATGGTTAACTCCCTAAGAATTATGCTTGGAGTGTACAATGTTTGAGAGTTCACCTTTACACCAATACAAAAAGAACTAAGGAGAAGGCATATAGACTGGAAATGGTTGGAAATAATTATGGTTCACAAAAATGAccttaaaatactttttaaaaatcatatttcgTGCTTAGATGTCACGGAAAACAATTTTATAACTGGCCTGCCCTATCAAAGTATGACATAAACGTGAGCAGACGTATTCTACAGGTTATCGATAGTCGATATTTGACAATTCATTTACATCAATAAACACAGGTGAAATAAAGCTCTAACCTTCGTCCCATCCAGATAACCAGCATCTCCTTTCCCTGGGTGCACCACCGTCTTTTTAATGAGCTTATCGTCCATCCCAGCCAACGGAATCCCACGGAACGACAGAAGAATTTCCTACGTGCTAGCAGAAGATGCAGGACATTCGGCCGAGATGGGAGCCAGGAACGTAAACATTACCTGTTCGGTCGGATGGTCTTGGCTTCGTTTTGGTGCTTTTACTATTTATTCATCAGTttcattgaaaaaatataattctatacTATTTGATATTTTGGTACTTTGATTCTTAggattctttatttatctttggtTATGTGATAGAGTTTTGTATATCCATATGTCATTATGATAGGGAATGAGTTTCATTCGGACAAGTTATGTCTAAAATAAGTTTACCTGTCCAGAATATTCTCACTAATTACGGTACATAATAAAGCAATTCCATGACAACGCATGGGGCAGATTTATTTTCGAGCTTTTCTGTAAAAAATGAGCCTTTTGTATATTAATTCACGTACGACAGGCAACAAAATATAAGTATTGTTGAATATATAGTAGACTGACTCGTATATTTATTGCTAGTGTACATTTAGAATCTTTCCTAATATATTTTGAAACTACATAAAAACGAGTCTGTATTCAAAGGAAAAAAcacatgcaaaacaaacaaacaaaaaaagaaaaagaatcatctTTGCGTCCGTATCCCTGTCGTAAGTTGTCAAAAAGCTTATACCAAATAAGCGATAAACCTTACTATTATGTTGGTCTGACGTTTAAATGAGTTGTTTGTATCCACAGTGGTGatacatgataatgaaaaataagagtatatgaaatttttttaaatatattaatatgttatatgaaATAACTAAATATTTTATAGCCCGGAAAACCCCTTCAGTAACctaaaccaatgaaaaaaaagcaaaacgagtaatgataacaacttcccataaataaaaatatttctgatCATCCTTAACACGAAATTCAaacccacatataaaatattttatcggGGCAGCAAAAGGTTTGTTGCCGCCTTGACATGGCAACAGTGTCAGAGTGTCAACACGAACCTGCCTGAGAAAGTTTCGCAGCAGCTGTTGGTAAGGCCTCaggctttcccccttttctttccaaatttaCGCTTCTTCgcccttttttccttccaaatTTAACGCTTCTTCGCCCGTTCATACGGAGGAAACTTGAGGGTATTAATGTTGCTTCTCCTCAGGTTCTGTACTTTGAGTTAGAACAGTTGCAGAGAAGTGTAGGAGGCGAGTGtctcatgtatgttttttttttttaacgtggttTATATTAGACGACTTTATTGGGTGTTGTTTTACGTTACCGCTACTACAGAGTGTTGTCAGCTGTTACCATTCTTTTCACGAAGAGCAAACTCTTTCCAAACATATTGTAGTGAAAAAACCCATTCCAAAGATGTGTGTTTTTTAAGTTTAAAGGGTAGGCGTATATCTTCATATTTTACCCCGCACTTTGCCTGGTACCGTTTATACCCTTCCCCATTATCGGGGCCAAGTTAGTGCGGCATAGAGGGTTCCGCAGCATGATTCCTACCTATACAAGgagtagagggtgagaggaatccagCAGCAAACCactagaaaggggaaaggaacaaggagggagaagagaagagaagaaagaaggatttGATAGCCAtgattttgtaatatttatttttatgatatgattGTAAAGATGCTCTTAAATGTATCTCAAagtgaggctttttttttttcactgtagaGTATTCATGTATTCTTAAACATATATACCCCTATAGCCACGTATATCCCAATATGACGAAATGATCCAAAACCAaccatgtattttatttttgtgcatgtgtgtatcctCTATATTTACCCCTATCTTTAAACATTTATCTTGATGAATTATGTGATCTGTCTCTGCATATTCTAATACCATTATATAGCTTACTGGGATTACTTTACATCCTACTGGAAATGAAATATGATGTACAGATTTTGACTGGATTTTGAGTAAAACATCCAAAATGCCTCAACAGGAAATATCACAAGGATGGTGGATGAAGCAACTAGGAAGACTCTGGCCTCTATTCCCCTGCTAAGGACGAAGGCCGGCCCCAGAGACAAGGATGCCTGGGTTGTGCGCTTGAAGGAGGAGTATCAGGCTCTCATTAAAGGTAGATCCTAGGGGAGGGTTTCTAGAATGCTGTGTTTAAGATCTTTGGTTGagggaaaaaggtaaataatgagagtaaatatatatatatatatatatataatatatatatatataaaatatatatataatatataatatatata contains:
- the LOC119599077 gene encoding AH receptor-interacting protein-like, whose protein sequence is MDDKLIKKTVVHPGKGDAGYLDGTKVTFHLKTETCEETPVVIDNSHDWKNPVELILGKKFKLEVWEACIRTMLPGEVAAFTVDKSLLTSYPLVSKTLRDAYSKDTPQKKEKKPHHCCGMGFKEGLGFADLDDLVKTPRNLTFTIDLFKVESPNSYQKEFWAMNDSERISSIPSLREEGNTRYKEGNYKEASTKYSEALGRLEQLMLREKPNDEEWNKLNEMKMPLLLNYAQCQLLQGEYYTVIEHCTTVLDKDPGK